The DNA window ATTTTGGTAAAGGAGCTAAAACCTACTACAGTTCATCATTTGGCGATTATTTGACAGCTGAGTTTGGAAATACAAATTATCAATGGGATCTGATGCCAGATCAAATATACTCCACTTCCGCAGATGAGGAGATTCATGAAGTGGCACAGATCTCATATCATGTTGGAGTTGCAGTATCAATGGATTATGGAGTATATGGATCAGCTGCTCAACCAATAGATCTTTTGGTTGCTATGAGAGAATACTTCAAATATGACGAATCCATAACACAGAAGTATAAATCTCAGTACACATCACAAAACTGGAATGATTTGCTCCAAAATGAATTGAATAACGCTAGACCTGTTTATTATGTCGGTGAAGGAGAAGAAGCAGGACATGCTTTCGTAATGGATGGTTATCAACCTACTAATCATTACCATTTTAATTGGGGATGGAGTGGATCAAATGATGGTTATTTCTACTTAGATAATTTAAATCCAGGAGCTGGAGGAGCAGGTGGAGGTAGCGGACATTTTACATTAAACCAACGTGCAATTTATAATATAATCCCCAAACCTGTAAATCTTTATGTAAATGATTATACTAGCGAATATCTTCTTGAGGAAAATTCTGTTAGTTTTAATCTTGAAGATATTTTCCAGTCTGCAAATGGTGATTTAATCCTATATTCCATTGAGAATGTAGATAATGACAATATTGTTTCATGCACTATAACTGGTGATGAATTAACTGTGTCTAGAATTGGAGATGGATATGCAACTATTAGAGTGAGAGCCAATACTGAAGATGATACCTGTTTTAAAATTTTAAATTTTTTCTGCAGAGAAAAGCTATCGTTTGCAGGTAATGGTTATATGGTTGAATTAGCTGATAATGACTATGTTGAGTACACAGGTGAAGCACACCACGAAATTGATAAAGTAACTTTACATGGTCAATTTTATTTCAACGACGAAAATATTGAAGGTCTGTTTTCAATGTCAAATTCTACTACAAGCGGAATTTATGTAAATTTGACAAATGGCGGAATTTTAAAATTTATGGTGGAAACAGAGGATAATCAAAAACGAAAAATTTACTCTGAAAGTGCTATACTTCCTGGTATATGGTACAATCTGGATTTCATTTATGACGGAAAAGATCAGTATATTTACATTGACGGAGTTTTGGATAATCACAAAGTTTACGATACTTCAAGCAATATTAAGACTCTTTCAAATCCTTTCAGGGCTGGTATTGTAGCCGGAACTTGCATGAATGGATTTATCGATAATATCTATGTTTATGATTATAATCTATCTGGTGAAAATATCAGAGAAATTATGAAGGGAAATATTGTTGATGACTTCATAATTGGAATCAATTTTGATAGTGGAGATGCATTGGTGCTAAACAATCTCGCTGATAACGAAAATGTCTATATGATGAATATGAACTTGGAAAATTATCAGTCATCAGAAGCACCTTTTATTTATTATCTTGAAAATGGAGAGGCTGTGGGGGTCTTGAAGGGTGAAGAAAATTCAGTTTTTGAAATAGTTAATAATACTTCTCATGGTCAATTATCATTAAATGGTAATGGTGAATTTGTGTATAATTATTCAGGTAGCGGAATTGTTGACTCATTTACATTTAAAGCTGAATCAAATGGCGTTTCATCTGCTGTTTATGGCGTTGAAATCAGAGGGGAATTAACAGGCGTCAACGAAAATACTATTCCTCAAAGTTCAAGTTTGGTTTCAGCATATCCAAATCCATTTAATCCTGAAACAAATATAAATTTCTATGTTAATTCAAATAATAATGTTGAGTTGTCTGTGTTTAACATTTCAGGAGAATTGGTTGAAACCATCTGTTCAAAACAATTCAATTTAGGTTTTAATCAAGTGAAATTTGACGCTTGTAAACTTGGATCTGGAGTTTACTTTTGCAGAATGAAATGTGGAAATGAATTGAGTAGCATTAAATTGATGTTAGTGAAATAGTAAATGCCATCAATTTATATGTTCATTGTAATCTTATTTGATAGACTTTGTAAAGATTAGAGTAGCAAAGTG is part of the Candidatus Delongbacteria bacterium genome and encodes:
- a CDS encoding C10 family peptidase, which gives rise to MKRIIALVILLAGIILASPVERNLTEKVAQNWYGHFFGESKITDHFDLGNENTALIAYTFENGGFVIVANDDASIPVVGFSKDSKFNSNLGIPSIKEWFENYYNQIDDIKELKLDNSETKGIWSKVASNDFSFIDNKAKSVEPLLTTKWDQAPIYNNYCPIIDGSHAVVGCVATAMAQIMKYYNYPDFGKGAKTYYSSSFGDYLTAEFGNTNYQWDLMPDQIYSTSADEEIHEVAQISYHVGVAVSMDYGVYGSAAQPIDLLVAMREYFKYDESITQKYKSQYTSQNWNDLLQNELNNARPVYYVGEGEEAGHAFVMDGYQPTNHYHFNWGWSGSNDGYFYLDNLNPGAGGAGGGSGHFTLNQRAIYNIIPKPVNLYVNDYTSEYLLEENSVSFNLEDIFQSANGDLILYSIENVDNDNIVSCTITGDELTVSRIGDGYATIRVRANTEDDTCFKILNFFCREKLSFAGNGYMVELADNDYVEYTGEAHHEIDKVTLHGQFYFNDENIEGLFSMSNSTTSGIYVNLTNGGILKFMVETEDNQKRKIYSESAILPGIWYNLDFIYDGKDQYIYIDGVLDNHKVYDTSSNIKTLSNPFRAGIVAGTCMNGFIDNIYVYDYNLSGENIREIMKGNIVDDFIIGINFDSGDALVLNNLADNENVYMMNMNLENYQSSEAPFIYYLENGEAVGVLKGEENSVFEIVNNTSHGQLSLNGNGEFVYNYSGSGIVDSFTFKAESNGVSSAVYGVEIRGELTGVNENTIPQSSSLVSAYPNPFNPETNINFYVNSNNNVELSVFNISGELVETICSKQFNLGFNQVKFDACKLGSGVYFCRMKCGNELSSIKLMLVK